Proteins from one Xenopus tropicalis strain Nigerian chromosome 1, UCB_Xtro_10.0, whole genome shotgun sequence genomic window:
- the LOC101731310 gene encoding uncharacterized protein LOC101731310, whose protein sequence is MSNTSENYGSTMECGQNTYSIEDFIPEEFTEKGAPACNTLEEQTSNIQRPKEKGEEMEESESSVRERHTNSMKHLDGSRFRYQYSPARSEMVQAIHRLSYSEGLIQWAMEYLSQQDERTGQHKRKRIQ, encoded by the exons ATGAGCAACACTAGTGAAAATT ATGGAAGCACTATGGAATGTGGACAGAACACATATTCCATAGAGGACTTCATCCCAGAGGAATTCACTGAAAAAGGAGCACCTGCTTGCAATACCTTGGAAGAACAAACCAGTAATATTCAGAGACCGAAAGAAAAAGGTGAAGAAATGGAAGAGAGTGAGAGTTCTGTCAGAGAGAGACACACTAACTCCATG AAACACTTGGATGGCTCAAGATTCAGATACCAGTATTCACCAGCACGTAGTGAGATGGTACAAGCTATACATAGGCTCAG TTACTCGGAAGGATTAATCCAGTGGGCAATGGAGTACCTTAGCCAGCAAGATGAAAGGACTGGACAACATAAGCGCAAGAGAATTCAGTAA